From Lujinxingia vulgaris, a single genomic window includes:
- a CDS encoding DUF6339 family protein has protein sequence MKTYLFPRLNSANSKLLAEKYSQLSPVQISECNVWDALEGVTYAPTGGVKLSEDGLSSLRSELLSLARGEGFPDSRTLEGQRSFDLKLSRRLLNLPIVNAETLRDEVWAYLTCRLVPEIVAWRFGREDDEGWKTSPERLLPGVRNAFQRLWWRVAILRDPTNEEDELWLLDSTAGGLTEDNFVQLLERPGISTYRNLTQTIAHEFVRYRQFVKSTENLSEEDLLREAMVRISRLGAFANLDAIPEEKRLDSIRNIFAERILAHGGRVPSPGRVYRGFAARQLSTVDLPSSTSNQHEIQGVKELRALLGDDTNELDCIWKLYFGDGTVRDAQTSTVKWYDARATNPNRSEWRLYYPAKKTPMEKAMEGDMVLFASLIGEDRVHAFILPKGTPIYLQVRGALDAIGVSEDVPDEIEEYLREQLHRRV, from the coding sequence ATGAAAACGTACTTGTTTCCGCGATTAAATTCGGCGAACTCAAAGTTACTTGCCGAAAAGTACAGCCAGTTATCACCGGTTCAAATCAGCGAATGTAATGTCTGGGACGCATTGGAAGGTGTCACGTATGCGCCGACAGGAGGAGTCAAACTATCTGAGGACGGTTTAAGCTCGCTCCGGTCCGAGTTGTTGTCACTCGCCAGGGGAGAGGGGTTTCCCGATTCTCGCACACTCGAAGGGCAGCGTAGTTTCGATTTGAAGCTCTCTCGTCGCCTTCTTAATCTGCCGATTGTGAATGCAGAGACCTTGAGAGATGAGGTCTGGGCCTACTTAACTTGTCGGCTTGTTCCGGAGATTGTTGCATGGCGATTCGGGCGCGAAGATGACGAAGGTTGGAAGACATCGCCAGAGCGCCTATTACCGGGGGTACGAAATGCATTTCAAAGGCTCTGGTGGCGGGTCGCTATTTTGCGCGACCCAACGAATGAAGAAGATGAGCTTTGGCTACTGGACTCCACGGCGGGAGGTTTAACGGAAGATAATTTCGTACAACTTCTGGAACGCCCTGGAATTTCGACCTATCGCAACTTAACTCAGACGATTGCTCATGAGTTCGTGCGATATCGGCAGTTCGTTAAAAGCACTGAGAATTTATCTGAGGAAGATCTCTTGAGGGAGGCTATGGTTCGCATTTCTCGACTGGGCGCTTTCGCTAACCTCGATGCTATTCCGGAAGAGAAACGGCTGGATTCGATCCGAAACATATTCGCCGAACGAATTCTTGCTCATGGGGGACGAGTTCCCTCACCAGGCAGAGTCTATCGAGGATTTGCGGCGCGCCAGCTATCAACGGTCGACTTACCATCGTCAACTAGCAATCAGCATGAAATCCAGGGAGTTAAGGAGCTCCGTGCACTGCTGGGAGATGACACGAACGAGTTGGATTGTATCTGGAAACTATATTTTGGCGATGGCACTGTCCGTGACGCACAAACTTCAACAGTGAAGTGGTACGACGCACGAGCTACCAATCCAAACCGTTCAGAATGGCGGCTCTATTATCCCGCGAAGAAGACTCCAATGGAGAAGGCCATGGAGGGAGATATGGTTCTCTTTGCGAGTCTTATAGGGGAAGACCGCGTTCACGCCTTCATTCTACCCAAAGGGACACCAATCTACCTTCAGGTGCGTGGTGCCCTTGACGCGATCGGCGTATCCGAAGACGTTCCCGATGAAATTGAAGAATACCTTCGGGAGCAGTTGCATCGTCGCGTGTGA
- a CDS encoding PD-(D/E)XK motif protein produces MKLQLKDQWKLIAGEITESGLALSDLKLLPTNTLTAWGDIYLGIDSKGRRHVIVPVPDNANEEREDNSQGISIEVRPYIVSGKEVLFCDIACKLEELNELFTVVAQDIIDHLLNEPDASPFPLALKVLERWRQLLERMPGRVLSKGKVAGLMGELLFLSKLADKSPDVLNHWVGPDGASHDFVSRNINVEVKTSARENGRHISVQSLEQLDISKEQKLYLFFVKIRTPTGTGMTLPGMIDELLLKGVNSIDLHKKLLAAGYQPDQKEAYLEQPLQFVEAFLYRVDHAGFPRLTKESFADKLPEGIGKVSYEVNLDVPSLSPLSEDEVSTLLVTMRQ; encoded by the coding sequence ATGAAGTTGCAGCTAAAGGACCAATGGAAATTGATCGCCGGTGAGATCACCGAATCGGGCCTCGCTCTCAGTGATCTGAAACTTCTTCCCACAAACACCCTGACGGCCTGGGGTGATATCTACCTGGGAATCGACTCAAAGGGACGGCGCCATGTGATTGTTCCTGTTCCTGACAATGCGAATGAGGAGCGAGAGGACAACAGTCAAGGGATTTCGATCGAGGTACGACCCTATATCGTATCGGGCAAAGAGGTTCTGTTCTGTGATATCGCCTGTAAGTTGGAGGAGCTTAATGAGCTCTTTACGGTTGTCGCTCAGGATATCATTGACCACCTACTGAATGAGCCGGACGCTTCCCCATTTCCTTTGGCACTAAAAGTCCTCGAGAGATGGCGACAACTTCTCGAACGCATGCCAGGGCGGGTGCTCTCCAAAGGAAAAGTTGCAGGTTTAATGGGCGAACTTCTGTTTCTGTCAAAGCTCGCGGATAAGTCACCCGACGTTTTAAACCACTGGGTGGGTCCAGATGGTGCCAGTCACGATTTCGTTTCTCGAAATATTAATGTCGAGGTCAAAACGTCGGCACGCGAAAATGGACGACATATTTCCGTCCAGTCTTTGGAGCAGCTCGATATTTCGAAAGAACAAAAACTCTATTTGTTTTTTGTGAAAATACGAACGCCCACCGGAACCGGTATGACGCTGCCTGGTATGATTGACGAGCTTCTCCTTAAAGGAGTGAATTCGATCGATCTCCACAAAAAGCTTTTGGCAGCAGGTTATCAACCGGACCAAAAAGAGGCGTACTTGGAGCAGCCTCTTCAATTTGTAGAAGCCTTTCTCTACCGCGTGGACCACGCTGGCTTTCCCCGTCTGACGAAAGAGAGTTTTGCGGACAAGCTCCCCGAGGGCATTGGTAAAGTGAGCTATGAAGTGAACCTCGACGTACCGTCGCTCTCTCCGCTAAGCGAAGATGAAGTCAGCACCCTACTCGTAACGATGAGGCAGTAG
- a CDS encoding Z1 domain-containing protein: MNHIDNDLLEELIEDYGSFILSYPPTKAKGRLLRYAGGDEQLVEKVVAAYHKRTKRFIDAIDPRVIRSAPNIETSYPGPDFPQAWCWPNYKNLLLEKGWGKSTVKNVDDATTKILAHFPHPGEGVINTRGLVVGYVQSGKTANYTGVIAKAADYGFKLVIVLTGMTSSLRRQTQRRLDEELCAQNPENWNSLTSVSQDFQGVGSPDYLLNPKHRHGRVLCVVKKNVHILERIRSFFDAATEETRRNCPVLIIDDEADQASVNTRQKADERSAINRKIVEILEILPKTVYLGYTATPFANIFIDPSLPEDLYPRDFIVDLPRPRQYFGAERIFGREMLQNEEDQASYDGLDMVRDVPESDVEQLCPPRRDSRFNFMPSMTPSLERAILYFFLASACRFARGQERKHTSMLIHTTLYTHTHGQLQSIVKTFFSELEDEWTNSPDTLTARLREVWDEEHLRVTSSDLNMAVEKKDFDELIQHFNDVFESSEIVVDNGRIGGGLTYTNNDKKVHIAIGGNTLSRGLTLEGLIVSYFIRTASAYDTLLQMGRWFGYRPGYEDLPRVWMTSELLDQFIHLATVEEEIRNDIRRYESEGRSPRDFAVRVQTHPKLAVTSRLKMQNVKLASASYSDSHYQTFQFDHENLEWLQHNLQATRSVLQEAASVSQLEEKSGSRSLFRSVPYKIIYDFLEEYKSLHQDFDNRLLLNYLEKEHAAGGLTHWNIGIIGSRNRDTIDLGLDRPVHLVNRSRFQSIKPANIKALTTRADRIIDLDWEGELKGLSHETLCSLRNNQYPDSGLLLIYPIDKDSGPAGESKDRRDLNAADHVIGIGLSFPKSKLNEQDYLQNNLEGLFRGDELEAQIPEEADQDVPEDEEELEG; the protein is encoded by the coding sequence ATGAACCACATCGATAACGATCTATTGGAAGAGCTTATTGAAGATTATGGATCATTCATACTTAGCTACCCACCGACCAAGGCCAAAGGTCGCTTACTAAGATATGCCGGCGGAGATGAACAACTTGTCGAAAAAGTCGTGGCAGCCTATCACAAACGCACCAAACGCTTCATCGATGCTATCGATCCACGAGTAATACGAAGCGCACCAAATATCGAAACAAGCTATCCGGGACCTGACTTTCCACAGGCATGGTGCTGGCCGAACTATAAAAACCTGTTGCTGGAGAAAGGCTGGGGAAAGAGCACAGTCAAAAACGTCGATGACGCTACAACAAAAATCCTTGCGCACTTTCCCCACCCTGGTGAGGGTGTCATAAATACACGCGGACTGGTCGTTGGATATGTCCAAAGCGGCAAGACTGCCAACTACACCGGCGTGATCGCCAAAGCGGCTGACTACGGTTTTAAACTGGTCATTGTCCTCACTGGTATGACCAGCTCTCTTCGGCGCCAAACTCAGCGACGGCTGGATGAGGAGCTCTGCGCACAAAATCCAGAGAACTGGAACTCACTGACATCGGTCTCTCAAGACTTCCAGGGTGTCGGGTCTCCAGACTACTTACTGAACCCCAAGCATCGTCATGGCCGGGTTCTCTGCGTCGTCAAAAAGAACGTTCATATATTAGAACGAATTCGTTCATTCTTTGACGCGGCGACCGAAGAAACGCGGCGAAACTGCCCGGTGCTAATTATCGACGATGAAGCCGACCAGGCCAGCGTCAACACGCGCCAGAAGGCTGACGAGCGCAGCGCAATAAACCGTAAAATCGTTGAGATACTCGAGATCCTTCCAAAGACCGTTTATCTCGGTTACACCGCGACCCCCTTCGCGAATATCTTCATCGACCCTTCTCTTCCAGAAGACCTGTATCCGCGGGACTTTATCGTCGACCTTCCCCGTCCCCGCCAATACTTCGGTGCCGAGCGAATCTTCGGTCGAGAGATGCTTCAGAATGAAGAGGATCAAGCATCATATGATGGGCTTGATATGGTCCGCGATGTACCGGAGTCAGACGTCGAGCAACTCTGCCCTCCCAGGCGAGACAGCCGATTCAATTTTATGCCATCGATGACGCCGTCTCTCGAGCGCGCAATACTGTACTTCTTTCTTGCCAGCGCCTGCAGATTCGCCCGGGGGCAAGAACGAAAACACACGAGCATGCTCATCCACACCACCCTCTACACACACACACATGGGCAGCTTCAGTCCATCGTGAAGACGTTCTTTAGCGAGTTGGAGGATGAGTGGACCAACAGCCCGGACACACTAACGGCCCGGTTACGCGAAGTGTGGGATGAGGAACACCTTCGAGTGACATCATCCGATCTTAATATGGCTGTGGAAAAGAAAGACTTTGATGAGTTAATCCAGCATTTCAACGACGTTTTTGAGTCTTCCGAAATTGTCGTAGACAATGGCAGGATTGGGGGTGGGCTCACTTACACAAACAACGACAAAAAAGTCCATATCGCTATTGGTGGAAACACGCTCTCCAGGGGCCTCACATTGGAGGGTCTTATCGTCAGTTACTTTATTCGAACGGCATCCGCTTACGATACTCTTCTTCAAATGGGTCGCTGGTTTGGATACCGGCCAGGATACGAAGACCTCCCGAGAGTGTGGATGACCTCCGAGTTGCTGGACCAATTCATTCATCTAGCGACCGTCGAAGAAGAAATTCGTAACGATATCCGCAGATACGAATCGGAAGGACGTTCACCGAGAGACTTTGCAGTTCGGGTGCAAACCCATCCAAAGCTCGCAGTAACCTCCCGACTGAAGATGCAGAACGTCAAGCTCGCGTCAGCATCTTATAGCGACAGTCACTACCAGACCTTCCAGTTTGACCATGAGAACCTGGAGTGGCTGCAACACAACCTCCAGGCGACCCGGTCTGTTCTTCAAGAAGCCGCCTCAGTAAGTCAGCTTGAAGAGAAGAGCGGCAGCCGATCGCTCTTCAGGTCCGTTCCATATAAAATTATTTATGATTTCCTCGAAGAGTATAAATCTCTACACCAAGACTTTGATAACCGGCTTCTGCTCAATTATTTAGAGAAAGAGCATGCAGCAGGTGGTCTAACTCACTGGAATATTGGAATCATTGGCAGCAGAAATCGCGACACAATCGACCTGGGACTGGATCGGCCGGTGCACCTCGTCAACCGCTCTCGCTTTCAGAGCATTAAGCCTGCCAACATAAAGGCGCTCACGACACGCGCAGATCGGATCATCGACCTGGATTGGGAGGGAGAGCTAAAAGGCCTTTCTCACGAAACCCTGTGCAGCCTTCGAAACAATCAATATCCTGATAGCGGCCTGCTTCTCATCTACCCGATCGATAAAGACTCAGGCCCCGCAGGAGAATCAAAAGACCGAAGGGATCTTAATGCAGCGGATCATGTCATCGGCATCGGTCTGTCCTTTCCCAAGTCAAAGCTCAACGAACAAGATTATCTTCAGAATAATCTGGAAGGCTTGTTCCGGGGCGACGAACTCGAAGCGCAGATTCCCGAGGAAGCAGATCAAGATGTTCCTGAAGACGAAGAGGAATTGGAAGGATGA
- a CDS encoding AraC family transcriptional regulator has protein sequence MPTRKPVLRSALEGHKTLVVRHSTEPCERPHHDATVVHDHASLNLVVNGELRVWQGADYRVREGEFLLVPQGAPHGALGAPEAARGVGESWMLAICPSCFAVQGDGLITAAFDEVAAGACAVRRVDPGRLPEVIALFKRLEKELEAQAPHHDLATLGLLALLMTEVQRAAPRPGLASGVTTPPLVTETLGYIERHACEPISLKEVARAMGKSPAYLTTLIRQHTGATVMEWLTRARLSRARQLLLHSDERVEIIAERVGYASASYFHRVFRQAHQVSPGEWRGVHGGGGRRDA, from the coding sequence ATGCCCACCCGCAAACCCGTGCTGCGCTCCGCACTTGAAGGCCACAAAACACTCGTCGTGCGCCACAGCACCGAACCCTGCGAGCGCCCCCACCACGACGCCACGGTGGTGCACGACCACGCAAGCCTCAACCTGGTGGTCAATGGCGAGCTGCGCGTCTGGCAGGGCGCCGACTACCGGGTGCGCGAAGGTGAGTTTTTGCTGGTGCCCCAGGGCGCCCCCCACGGCGCGCTCGGAGCGCCGGAGGCCGCCCGAGGCGTGGGCGAATCCTGGATGCTCGCCATCTGCCCGAGCTGCTTTGCCGTGCAGGGCGACGGGCTGATCACCGCCGCCTTCGACGAGGTCGCCGCCGGCGCCTGCGCGGTGCGCCGCGTGGACCCCGGGCGCCTACCGGAGGTGATCGCGCTTTTTAAGAGGCTGGAGAAGGAACTGGAGGCGCAGGCCCCCCACCACGATCTCGCAACCCTGGGCTTATTGGCCCTGCTCATGACCGAGGTACAACGCGCCGCTCCGCGCCCCGGCCTGGCGAGCGGGGTGACGACGCCGCCGCTGGTCACCGAGACCCTGGGGTACATCGAGCGTCACGCCTGCGAGCCGATCTCGTTAAAAGAGGTCGCGCGGGCGATGGGCAAATCCCCGGCCTATTTAACGACGCTGATCCGCCAACACACCGGCGCCACGGTGATGGAGTGGTTGACCCGGGCTCGGCTGTCGCGAGCCCGGCAGTTGTTGCTCCACAGCGACGAGCGAGTGGAGATCATTGCGGAGCGTGTGGGGTATGCGAGCGCGTCGTACTTCCACCGGGTGTTCAGGCAGGCGCATCAGGTGAGTCCGGGGGAGTGGCGGGGGGTGCATGGGGGTGGGGGGAGGCGGGATGCGTGA
- a CDS encoding NAD(P)/FAD-dependent oxidoreductase: protein MSMIENNLDVLIIGGGPAALSAALYLGRARRRALVVDAGEPRHAPSSGVHKFLTREGVSPAGLRELAWDDLQEFPTIDHRQAYVDGLVFEDNHWRARTDDGQTLQARAVLLAVGVVDVHPDIPGYAERWARSIHHCPFCHGWEVRDQAVAAVGGNEYARHMGPVLTNWSDDVIVLSHGEPFDEETKALLNDLKIPFYTSPIVDLEGEDGALKTIVLENGTRVARSAMFVKLGQRHHELIHTLKLPLKGERLEFVEVDPMQRTPLPMLWAAGDITSGFQQVLEAAAQGARAAASIIMTLTMPAH from the coding sequence ATGAGCATGATTGAAAACAACCTGGACGTTCTGATCATCGGCGGTGGCCCGGCGGCCTTAAGCGCCGCGCTCTACCTTGGCCGCGCGCGCAGGCGTGCGCTGGTCGTGGATGCCGGCGAGCCGCGGCACGCGCCCTCCAGCGGAGTGCACAAATTTTTGACAAGGGAGGGTGTCTCTCCTGCCGGGCTGCGGGAGCTGGCGTGGGATGACCTCCAGGAGTTCCCGACCATCGACCACAGACAGGCCTACGTCGACGGCCTTGTGTTTGAAGACAACCACTGGCGAGCACGCACCGACGATGGCCAGACGCTGCAAGCCCGCGCCGTGCTGCTGGCGGTGGGCGTGGTGGACGTTCACCCCGACATCCCGGGTTATGCGGAGCGCTGGGCCAGGAGCATTCACCACTGCCCCTTCTGCCACGGCTGGGAGGTGCGCGATCAGGCGGTGGCCGCCGTCGGCGGCAACGAGTACGCCCGTCATATGGGCCCCGTGCTCACGAACTGGAGCGACGACGTCATTGTGCTCTCGCATGGCGAGCCCTTTGATGAGGAGACGAAGGCGTTGCTCAACGACTTGAAGATCCCCTTCTACACGAGCCCGATCGTGGATCTGGAGGGGGAGGATGGCGCGCTTAAGACCATTGTTCTGGAGAATGGCACCCGGGTTGCGCGCAGCGCCATGTTTGTCAAACTCGGGCAGCGTCACCACGAGCTCATCCACACGCTCAAACTTCCTTTGAAGGGCGAACGTCTTGAGTTTGTCGAGGTCGACCCGATGCAACGCACGCCGCTGCCGATGCTCTGGGCCGCCGGCGACATCACCTCGGGCTTTCAGCAGGTGCTCGAAGCGGCCGCCCAGGGCGCCCGCGCCGCGGCCTCCATCATCATGACGCTGACCATGCCCGCCCACTGA
- a CDS encoding DUF4236 domain-containing protein, protein MRFQKRIKVFPGVRLNLSKRGVSTTIGVRGASVTLGKRGAYANVGIPGTGISHRQKLGGSKRTSGASGRSAAGGRSTSGSNAVEVVYEAPAEVIASADVEQVTSEGLVSLRQTLQEVYQEREALTAERARAQAMNTLSLVLLGVSYVFIVGFFVGWFKAFRNAQREKLDAVNEGLEACHLNISLEMDPELSGSWKRLDAAFHELKSCHRIWDVTTSREIDRVAKRSAAGAEVSRTPTRLDTGEIPNVVSDRQALRFENVNGPDLYLFPGLLVLLPPEGLPGIVDIREVDFKFSEVRFQESGPIPGDSVVIDHVWAKTNKNGTRDKRFKDNYQIPVAQYGEIHVKSPGGVNEVFCFSDCGKAAAFAASMDRYKSYFS, encoded by the coding sequence ATGAGATTTCAAAAGCGCATCAAAGTGTTTCCAGGCGTGCGGTTGAACCTGAGCAAAAGGGGCGTGAGCACCACGATCGGGGTTCGAGGGGCCAGCGTAACGCTGGGCAAGCGGGGGGCTTATGCAAATGTGGGGATACCGGGCACGGGGATCTCGCATCGTCAGAAGCTGGGCGGGAGTAAGAGAACGTCGGGGGCTTCCGGGCGATCGGCGGCGGGTGGCCGTTCAACGTCCGGGTCGAATGCGGTGGAGGTGGTCTACGAAGCTCCCGCTGAAGTGATCGCCAGCGCCGATGTGGAACAGGTCACAAGCGAGGGGCTTGTGAGTCTCCGGCAGACCCTGCAGGAGGTCTATCAAGAGCGTGAAGCGTTAACGGCGGAACGAGCACGCGCGCAGGCCATGAACACGCTTTCGTTGGTCCTTCTCGGCGTCTCCTATGTGTTCATTGTCGGCTTTTTTGTCGGATGGTTTAAAGCATTTCGAAACGCGCAGCGCGAGAAGCTGGATGCCGTCAACGAAGGGTTGGAGGCGTGTCATTTGAACATAAGCCTGGAGATGGATCCTGAACTTTCCGGTTCATGGAAGCGACTTGATGCAGCGTTTCACGAGTTGAAAAGTTGTCATCGTATCTGGGATGTGACGACAAGCCGTGAGATTGATCGCGTCGCCAAACGCTCCGCTGCAGGCGCGGAAGTCTCTCGAACTCCCACTCGCCTCGACACCGGCGAGATCCCCAATGTTGTCTCGGATCGGCAGGCGCTTCGTTTTGAAAATGTGAATGGACCCGATCTGTATTTGTTTCCGGGGCTTCTGGTCTTGCTTCCGCCTGAAGGGTTGCCGGGAATCGTTGATATTCGTGAAGTCGATTTCAAATTTTCAGAGGTCCGTTTTCAGGAGTCCGGGCCGATTCCCGGGGACAGCGTTGTGATCGACCATGTATGGGCCAAGACGAATAAGAATGGAACTCGTGATAAGCGTTTTAAAGATAATTATCAGATTCCGGTGGCGCAGTATGGTGAGATCCATGTGAAGAGCCCGGGCGGGGTCAATGAGGTGTTTTGTTTTAGTGATTGCGGGAAAGCGGCAGCCTTTGCGGCGAGCATGGATCGTTATAAGAGCTACTTTTCTTGA
- a CDS encoding ion transporter — protein sequence MIVQVRAILYELMVSESNRQAARMMRVFLTLLISVNVAVSILGTVSALSQIYGSVFYYINLISVVIFVIEYLVRVWVCVEDGRSSVLGRIKFMASPMMLIDLVAIVPAFLPQGVVDLRTIRVFRLLRILKLSRHSRALRVMLTVVQSKRNELGATAFVGFLMLIAASTVVYYLEFPVQPEVFSSIPATMWWGVATLTTVGYGDMAPVTPLGRIAGAVVATIGVGMFALPAAILSSGFVEHLKGDSEPDGQV from the coding sequence TTGATCGTTCAGGTTCGTGCGATTCTCTACGAGTTGATGGTCTCGGAGTCCAATCGGCAGGCCGCTCGTATGATGCGGGTGTTTTTAACCCTTCTGATCAGCGTTAACGTGGCGGTCTCAATTCTGGGGACCGTTTCGGCGTTAAGTCAGATCTATGGTTCTGTATTCTACTATATCAATCTGATCTCCGTGGTCATTTTCGTGATTGAATACCTGGTCCGAGTCTGGGTTTGTGTCGAGGATGGGCGGAGTTCCGTTTTGGGGCGGATTAAGTTTATGGCGTCACCGATGATGCTTATTGACCTGGTGGCGATCGTACCTGCCTTTTTGCCTCAAGGGGTTGTGGATCTCCGAACGATTCGTGTTTTCAGGCTATTGCGAATCTTGAAGTTAAGCCGGCATTCCCGAGCGTTGCGGGTGATGTTGACCGTGGTGCAAAGCAAAAGAAATGAGCTGGGAGCCACGGCTTTTGTAGGCTTTTTGATGCTGATCGCGGCGTCGACGGTGGTGTACTACCTCGAATTTCCGGTGCAGCCGGAGGTGTTCTCGAGCATTCCGGCGACGATGTGGTGGGGCGTGGCGACCTTGACGACCGTAGGTTACGGCGATATGGCGCCCGTGACGCCGCTGGGCAGGATCGCGGGGGCGGTGGTGGCGACGATTGGTGTGGGGATGTTTGCGCTGCCTGCGGCCATCCTGAGCTCGGGGTTTGTGGAGCATCTTAAGGGAGACTCGGAGCCGGACGGGCAGGTGTGA